Proteins found in one Methylobacterium sp. CB376 genomic segment:
- the ccoO gene encoding cytochrome-c oxidase, cbb3-type subunit II, with the protein MAMATAEAGLWKRHEFFEKNSILLIIGILIVVAIGGLIEIVPLFYLKSTIEVVEGVRPYTPLELAGRNIYVREGCYLCHSQMIRPMRDEVERYGHFSLAAESMYDHPFQWGSKRTGPDLARVGGKYSDDWHREHLRDPRAVVPGSIMPAYAFLERPLDTAAVADDLTANAHIGVPYTSEMITRAQGDLRAQLDPEGADAAGLQARYPGAALHVPGDRRHVTELDALVAYLQVLGTMVDFKLYDDKKNLR; encoded by the coding sequence ATGGCGATGGCCACCGCGGAAGCCGGCCTCTGGAAGAGGCACGAATTCTTCGAGAAGAACTCCATCCTGCTCATCATCGGCATCCTGATCGTGGTCGCGATCGGCGGCCTGATCGAAATCGTCCCGCTCTTCTACCTGAAGAGCACGATCGAGGTGGTGGAGGGCGTGCGGCCCTACACGCCGCTCGAACTTGCCGGCCGCAACATCTACGTGCGCGAGGGCTGCTACCTCTGCCACAGCCAGATGATCCGGCCGATGCGCGACGAGGTCGAGCGCTACGGGCACTTCTCGCTCGCCGCCGAGAGCATGTACGACCACCCGTTCCAGTGGGGCTCGAAGCGCACCGGGCCCGACCTCGCCCGGGTCGGGGGCAAGTACTCGGACGATTGGCACCGGGAGCACCTGCGCGACCCGCGGGCGGTGGTGCCGGGCTCGATCATGCCCGCCTACGCCTTCCTGGAACGGCCCCTGGACACGGCGGCGGTCGCCGACGACCTGACGGCGAACGCCCATATCGGCGTGCCCTACACGTCCGAGATGATCACCCGGGCCCAGGGCGACCTGCGCGCCCAGCTCGACCCGGAGGGCGCGGACGCGGCCGGCCTGCAGGCGCGCTACCCGGGCGCGGCCCTGCACGTGCCCGGCGACCGCCGCCACGTCACCGAACTCGACGCCCTCGTCGCCTACCTGCAGGTGCTCGGCACGATGGTCGATTTCAAGCTCTACGACGACAAGAAGAACCTGAGGTGA
- a CDS encoding cbb3-type cytochrome c oxidase subunit 3, producing MTYDIASRFAQTSGLLYFVGLFAGVTLYALWPRNRARFDAAARLPLDEE from the coding sequence GTGACCTACGATATCGCCTCGCGCTTCGCTCAGACGAGCGGCCTGCTGTACTTCGTCGGCCTGTTCGCGGGAGTGACCCTCTACGCGCTGTGGCCGCGCAACCGGGCGCGCTTCGACGCCGCCGCCCGCCTTCCCCTGGACGAGGAGTGA
- a CDS encoding NAD(P)H-dependent oxidoreductase subunit E → MSQHDVSRVKRFEHPGRGRERARPVPKGRQVDPRAKAEIAALLGEAPRRRDLLIEHLHLVQDTYGQISAPHLAALADEMGLAFAEVFETATFYAHFDVVKEGEAAIPALTVRVCDSLTCAMHGAEELLAALQAEIGAQVRVVRAPCVGLCDHAPAAEVGHNFLHRATVETVRAAVAAGDTHAHLPDTIDFDAYRDAGGYRTLERLRAGDLSVEDVLKVLDDGSLRGLGGAGFPTGRKWRSVRGEPGPRLMAVNGDEGEPGTFKDQLYLNTDPHRFLEGTLIGAHVVEAEDVYLYIRDEYPIARQILAREIAKLPPGGPRLHLRRGAGAYICGEESSLIESIEGKRGLPRHKPPYPFQVGLFGRPTLINNVETLYWIRDLIERGPDWWKSHGRNGRTGLRSYSVSGRVREPGVKLAPAGVTIRELIEEFCGGMAEGHRFAAYLPGGASGGILPAAMDDIPLDFGTLEKYGCFIGSAAVVVLSDKDDIRGAALNLMRFFEDESCGQCTPCRVGTQKARMLMESGVWDTDLLGELSQCMRDASICGLGQAASNPLTSVIKYFPDLFPTPRPMAAE, encoded by the coding sequence ATGAGCCAGCACGATGTGTCGCGCGTCAAGCGCTTCGAACACCCCGGACGCGGTCGCGAGCGGGCGAGGCCGGTGCCGAAGGGGCGCCAGGTCGATCCCCGGGCGAAGGCCGAGATCGCCGCGCTCCTCGGCGAGGCGCCGCGCCGCCGCGACCTCCTCATCGAGCACCTGCACCTCGTCCAGGACACCTACGGGCAGATCAGCGCCCCCCACCTCGCGGCGCTCGCCGACGAGATGGGGCTCGCCTTCGCGGAGGTGTTCGAGACCGCGACCTTCTACGCCCATTTCGACGTGGTGAAGGAGGGCGAGGCGGCGATCCCGGCGCTGACCGTGCGGGTCTGCGACAGCCTCACCTGCGCGATGCACGGCGCCGAGGAGCTCCTCGCCGCGCTCCAGGCGGAGATCGGCGCGCAGGTGCGCGTGGTGCGCGCGCCCTGCGTCGGCCTGTGCGACCACGCCCCGGCCGCCGAGGTCGGGCACAATTTCCTGCACCGGGCCACGGTCGAGACTGTGCGGGCGGCGGTCGCGGCCGGCGACACGCACGCGCATCTTCCCGACACGATCGATTTCGACGCCTACCGGGACGCGGGCGGCTACCGGACCCTGGAGCGCCTGCGCGCCGGCGATCTCTCGGTCGAGGACGTGCTCAAGGTCCTCGACGACGGCTCGCTGCGGGGCCTCGGCGGGGCGGGCTTCCCGACCGGTCGCAAGTGGCGCTCGGTGCGCGGCGAGCCCGGCCCGCGCCTGATGGCGGTGAACGGCGACGAGGGCGAGCCCGGCACCTTCAAGGACCAGCTCTACCTCAACACCGACCCGCACCGCTTCCTCGAAGGCACCCTGATCGGCGCCCACGTGGTCGAGGCCGAGGACGTCTACCTCTACATCCGCGACGAGTACCCGATCGCCCGCCAGATCCTGGCGCGGGAGATCGCCAAGCTGCCGCCGGGCGGGCCGCGCCTGCACCTGCGGCGCGGGGCCGGAGCCTATATCTGCGGCGAGGAATCCTCGCTGATCGAGTCGATCGAGGGCAAGCGCGGCCTGCCGCGCCACAAGCCCCCGTACCCGTTCCAGGTCGGCCTGTTCGGGCGCCCGACGCTGATCAACAACGTCGAGACGCTGTACTGGATTCGCGACCTGATCGAGCGCGGCCCGGATTGGTGGAAGAGCCACGGCCGCAACGGCCGCACGGGCCTGCGCTCCTACTCGGTGTCGGGCCGGGTGAGGGAGCCGGGCGTGAAGCTCGCGCCGGCCGGGGTCACCATCCGCGAGTTGATCGAGGAATTCTGCGGCGGCATGGCCGAGGGCCACCGCTTCGCGGCCTACCTGCCGGGCGGCGCCTCGGGCGGCATCCTGCCGGCCGCGATGGACGACATCCCGCTCGATTTCGGGACCCTCGAGAAGTACGGCTGCTTCATCGGCTCGGCCGCCGTGGTGGTGCTCTCCGACAAGGACGACATCCGCGGTGCGGCCCTCAACCTGATGCGGTTCTTCGAGGACGAGTCCTGCGGCCAATGCACGCCCTGCCGGGTCGGCACCCAGAAGGCCCGCATGCTGATGGAGAGCGGGGTCTGGGACACCGACCTCCTCGGCGAGTTGTCGCAATGCATGCGCGACGCCTCGATCTGCGGCCTCGGCCAAGCGGCCTCGAATCCGCTCACCAGCGTCATCAAGTATTTCCCGGACCTCTTCCCGACCCCGCGGCCCATGGCGGCCGAGTAG
- the fdhF gene encoding formate dehydrogenase subunit alpha — MSSGTQNSNPAGGDPLATRPSAPQDAGGTGGTPQGGGSYSQGTKAGGQAGPAPSGTLSLRDLPAGIPGVVFELDGEQVEARPGETLWAVAQRLGTHIPHLCHKPAPGYRPDGNCRACMVEIEGERVLAASCKRTPAVGMKVKTQTDRAVKARAMVMELLVADQPERATSHDPDSHFWSQADHVGVSESRFPAEERWATDASHPAMRVNLDACIQCNLCVRACREVQVNDVIGMAYRNADAKVVFDFDDPMGSSTCVACGECVQACPTGALMPAAYLNDAQQREVYPDRSVDSLCPYCGVGCQVSYKVKDDRIVYAEGKDGPANHNRLCVKGRFGFDYVHHPHRLTKPLIRLDNVAKDANDQVDPANPWTHFREASWEEALARAAGGLRRVRDSHGRHALAGFGSAKGSNEEAYLFQKLVRLGFGTNNVDHCTRLCHASSVAALMEGLNSGAVSAPFSAALDAEVIVVIGANPTVNHPVAATFIKNAVKERGAKLIIMDPRRQVLSRHAYRHLAFKPGTDVAMLNAMLNVIVEEGLTDQQYIAGYTENFDALKDRIREFTPEKMAKVCGIPAETLREVARLYARSKASIIFWGMGVSQHVHGTDNSRCLIALALTTGQIGRPGTGLHPLRGQNNVQGASDAGLIPMVYPDYQSVEKAAVRELFEDFWGQSLDPKQGLTVVEIMRAIHAGSIRGMYVEGENPAMSDPDLNHARQALAMLDHLVVQDLFLTETAFHADVVLPASAFAEKAGTFTNTDRRVQMARPVVPPPGDARQDWWIIQEMARRLGLAWDYGGPADIFTEMARVMPSLKNITWERVEREGAVTYPVDAPDEPGHEIIFYAGFPTESGRAKIVPAAVTPPDEVPDTEFPMVLSTGRVLEHWHTGSMTRRAGVLDAIEPEAVAFMAPRELGRLGLVPGDRMRLETRRGAVEVKVRSDRDVPEGMVFMPFCYAEAAANLLTNPALDPMGKIPEFKFCAARVVPVVPASIAAE; from the coding sequence ATGAGCAGCGGCACCCAGAACAGCAACCCGGCCGGCGGCGACCCGCTCGCGACCCGGCCCTCCGCGCCCCAGGATGCCGGCGGCACCGGCGGCACGCCCCAGGGCGGCGGCTCCTACTCGCAGGGCACGAAGGCCGGCGGGCAGGCCGGGCCCGCCCCGAGCGGGACCCTGTCGCTGCGCGACCTGCCGGCGGGCATCCCCGGCGTCGTGTTCGAGCTCGACGGCGAGCAGGTCGAGGCGCGCCCGGGCGAGACCCTGTGGGCGGTCGCCCAGCGGCTCGGCACCCACATCCCGCACCTCTGCCACAAGCCCGCCCCGGGCTACCGGCCGGACGGCAATTGCCGCGCCTGCATGGTCGAGATCGAGGGGGAGCGCGTGCTCGCGGCCTCGTGCAAGCGCACGCCGGCCGTCGGCATGAAGGTCAAGACCCAGACCGACCGGGCCGTGAAGGCCCGCGCCATGGTGATGGAGCTCCTCGTCGCCGATCAGCCGGAGCGCGCGACCTCGCACGATCCGGACTCGCACTTCTGGTCGCAGGCCGACCACGTCGGCGTGAGCGAGAGCCGCTTCCCGGCCGAGGAGCGCTGGGCGACCGACGCGAGCCACCCGGCGATGCGGGTGAACCTCGACGCCTGCATCCAGTGCAACCTCTGCGTCCGGGCCTGCCGCGAAGTCCAGGTCAACGACGTGATCGGCATGGCCTACCGCAACGCGGACGCCAAGGTCGTGTTCGACTTCGACGACCCGATGGGCTCCTCGACCTGCGTCGCCTGCGGCGAGTGCGTCCAGGCCTGCCCGACCGGCGCCCTGATGCCGGCCGCCTACCTGAACGATGCGCAGCAGCGCGAGGTCTATCCCGACCGCTCGGTCGACTCGCTCTGCCCCTATTGCGGCGTCGGCTGCCAGGTCTCCTACAAGGTCAAGGACGACCGCATCGTCTACGCGGAGGGCAAGGACGGCCCGGCCAACCACAACCGGCTCTGCGTGAAGGGCCGCTTCGGCTTCGACTACGTCCACCACCCCCACCGGCTGACCAAGCCCCTGATTCGCCTCGACAACGTCGCCAAGGACGCCAACGACCAGGTCGATCCGGCCAATCCCTGGACCCATTTCCGCGAGGCGAGCTGGGAGGAGGCCCTCGCGCGCGCGGCCGGCGGCCTGAGGCGCGTGCGCGACAGCCACGGACGCCACGCGCTGGCGGGCTTCGGCTCGGCCAAGGGCTCGAACGAGGAAGCCTACCTGTTCCAGAAGCTGGTGCGGCTCGGCTTCGGCACCAACAACGTCGACCATTGCACCCGGCTCTGCCACGCCTCCTCGGTGGCCGCGCTGATGGAGGGGCTGAATTCGGGCGCCGTCTCGGCCCCGTTCTCGGCGGCGCTCGACGCCGAGGTGATCGTCGTCATCGGCGCGAACCCGACCGTGAACCACCCGGTCGCCGCCACCTTCATCAAGAACGCCGTCAAGGAGCGCGGCGCCAAGCTGATCATCATGGACCCGCGCCGGCAGGTCCTGTCGCGCCACGCCTATCGCCACCTCGCCTTCAAGCCGGGCACCGACGTGGCCATGCTGAACGCGATGCTGAACGTGATCGTCGAGGAGGGGCTCACCGATCAGCAGTACATCGCCGGCTACACCGAGAACTTCGACGCGCTGAAGGACCGCATCCGCGAGTTCACGCCCGAGAAGATGGCGAAGGTGTGCGGCATCCCGGCCGAGACCCTGCGCGAGGTGGCCCGGCTCTACGCCCGCTCGAAGGCCTCGATCATCTTCTGGGGCATGGGCGTGAGCCAGCACGTGCACGGCACGGACAATTCCCGCTGCCTGATCGCGCTCGCCCTCACCACCGGCCAGATCGGCCGGCCCGGCACCGGCCTGCACCCCCTGCGCGGCCAGAACAACGTCCAGGGCGCCTCCGATGCCGGCCTGATCCCGATGGTCTATCCGGACTACCAATCCGTCGAGAAGGCGGCGGTGCGGGAATTGTTCGAGGACTTCTGGGGCCAGTCCCTCGATCCCAAGCAGGGTCTCACCGTGGTGGAGATCATGCGGGCGATCCACGCCGGCAGCATCCGCGGCATGTACGTCGAGGGTGAGAACCCGGCGATGTCGGATCCCGACCTCAACCACGCCCGGCAGGCGCTGGCGATGCTCGACCACCTCGTCGTGCAGGACCTCTTCCTGACCGAGACCGCCTTCCACGCCGATGTGGTGCTGCCGGCCTCGGCCTTCGCCGAGAAGGCCGGCACCTTCACCAATACCGATCGCCGCGTGCAGATGGCCCGCCCGGTCGTGCCGCCCCCGGGCGACGCGCGCCAGGATTGGTGGATCATCCAGGAGATGGCCCGGCGCCTCGGCCTGGCCTGGGATTATGGCGGCCCGGCCGACATCTTCACCGAGATGGCCCGGGTGATGCCCTCGCTCAAGAACATCACCTGGGAGCGGGTGGAGCGCGAGGGCGCCGTCACCTACCCGGTCGACGCGCCGGACGAGCCCGGCCACGAGATCATCTTCTACGCCGGGTTCCCGACCGAGAGCGGGCGCGCCAAGATCGTTCCGGCCGCGGTGACGCCGCCCGACGAGGTGCCGGACACCGAGTTCCCGATGGTCCTCTCGACCGGCCGCGTGCTGGAGCACTGGCACACGGGCTCGATGACCCGCCGCGCCGGGGTGCTCGACGCGATCGAGCCCGAGGCGGTGGCCTTCATGGCGCCGCGCGAACTCGGCCGGCTCGGCCTCGTGCCGGGCGACCGGATGCGCCTCGAGACCCGCCGCGGCGCCGTCGAGGTGAAGGTGCGCTCCGACCGCGACGTGCCGGAGGGGATGGTG
- a CDS encoding universal stress protein: protein MTYASIMVSLDLGAAAQARAQLAADLAGRFEARLIGVAARQVPDPVTATDIAEAERIYEAEKDRVLDEIGLARDVFERAAGGYAEASWRAALAPALPYLALQARAADLLVVGRHGAEDGDHGPLGVAPGPLLMEAGRPVLVVPPGPTRLRADRAVVAWKDAPEARRAVSAALPLLARASEVLVLGVEPEVEAKGLADVADFLVRHGVKASSRLIPESGIRPGEALLANAAAFRADLLVMGAYGHSRLREWLFGGATRTILQTTTTCCLMSH, encoded by the coding sequence ATGACTTACGCCAGCATCATGGTCTCGCTCGATCTCGGCGCCGCCGCCCAGGCCCGCGCGCAGCTCGCCGCGGACCTCGCGGGCCGGTTCGAGGCCCGCCTGATCGGCGTCGCCGCCCGGCAGGTGCCCGACCCGGTCACCGCCACCGACATCGCCGAGGCCGAGCGGATCTACGAGGCCGAGAAGGACCGCGTGCTCGACGAGATCGGGCTGGCGCGCGACGTCTTCGAGCGGGCGGCCGGCGGCTACGCGGAGGCGTCCTGGCGGGCCGCCCTCGCTCCGGCGCTGCCCTACCTCGCCCTGCAGGCGCGGGCCGCCGACCTCCTGGTCGTGGGCCGCCACGGTGCCGAGGACGGCGATCACGGCCCCCTCGGCGTGGCGCCCGGGCCGCTCCTGATGGAGGCGGGCCGCCCCGTCCTGGTCGTGCCGCCGGGCCCGACCCGGCTGCGGGCCGATCGGGCGGTCGTGGCCTGGAAGGACGCCCCGGAGGCCCGCCGGGCGGTGAGCGCCGCCCTGCCGCTGCTCGCCCGGGCGAGCGAGGTGCTGGTGCTGGGCGTCGAGCCGGAGGTCGAGGCCAAGGGGCTCGCCGACGTCGCGGATTTCCTGGTCCGGCACGGCGTGAAGGCGTCCTCCCGGCTGATCCCCGAATCGGGGATCCGCCCCGGCGAGGCGCTCCTCGCCAACGCCGCCGCCTTCCGGGCCGACCTCCTGGTGATGGGCGCCTACGGCCACAGCCGCCTGCGCGAGTGGCTGTTCGGCGGGGCCACCCGCACCATCCTGCAGACCACCACGACCTGCTGCCTGATGAGCCATTGA
- a CDS encoding molybdopterin molybdotransferase MoeA, which translates to MAQLSDDCFAFGGPLLTVDEAAALIAARLPVVAGIESVPLLDADGRVAAQDLRALCDLPPFANAAVDGYAVRFADLAAEGETLLPVRGRVAAGGAAGSATAGEAVRIFTGAPMPEGADTVFMQEDVRVEGDRVRLPPGLRRGANARPAGEDAGRGALVVPAGRRLAPPDLALAAATGHAAIPVRRRLRVALFSTGDELAEPGAALRPGAIHDSNRVLLGALLRRLGVAVSDLGILRDEPASLRARLAAAAGDHDLILTSGGVSTGEEDHVKAAVEAVGRLVFWRLAIKPGRPVAMGLIGDTPFVGLPGNPVAVYVTLLFVVRPLLLRLAGASCPPPPSQPARAAFPYRKKTGRREFVRVSLRRAQDGTVEAVKFPRDGAGVLTSLTGSDGLAALPEDATGLEVGERVEVFLHPLLW; encoded by the coding sequence ATGGCGCAACTGAGTGACGATTGCTTCGCCTTCGGCGGCCCGCTGCTCACGGTGGACGAGGCGGCGGCCCTGATCGCCGCCCGGCTGCCGGTGGTGGCCGGGATCGAGAGCGTCCCGCTCCTCGACGCGGACGGGCGCGTCGCGGCGCAGGACCTGCGCGCCCTCTGCGACCTGCCGCCCTTCGCCAACGCGGCGGTGGACGGCTACGCGGTCCGCTTCGCCGACCTCGCGGCGGAGGGCGAGACGCTGCTGCCGGTGCGCGGGCGGGTGGCGGCCGGGGGCGCCGCCGGGAGCGCGACGGCGGGGGAGGCGGTGCGGATCTTCACCGGCGCCCCGATGCCGGAGGGCGCCGACACGGTCTTCATGCAGGAGGATGTCCGCGTCGAGGGCGACCGGGTCCGGCTCCCGCCCGGGCTGAGGCGCGGCGCCAATGCCCGGCCCGCGGGCGAGGATGCCGGGAGGGGCGCGCTGGTGGTCCCGGCCGGGCGGCGCCTCGCCCCGCCGGACCTCGCCCTCGCGGCCGCGACCGGGCACGCGGCGATCCCGGTGCGGCGCCGCCTGCGCGTCGCCCTGTTCTCGACCGGTGACGAGCTCGCCGAGCCGGGCGCCGCCCTCCGCCCCGGGGCGATCCACGATTCGAACCGCGTCCTGCTCGGGGCCCTGCTGCGGCGCCTCGGCGTCGCGGTCTCGGATCTCGGCATCCTGCGCGACGAGCCCGCCTCCCTGCGCGCGCGCCTCGCCGCGGCGGCCGGCGACCACGACCTCATCCTGACCTCGGGCGGCGTCTCGACCGGCGAGGAGGACCACGTCAAGGCGGCGGTGGAGGCGGTGGGCCGGCTGGTGTTCTGGCGCCTCGCCATCAAGCCCGGCCGGCCGGTGGCGATGGGGCTGATCGGCGACACCCCCTTCGTGGGCCTGCCGGGCAACCCGGTCGCGGTCTACGTGACGCTGCTCTTCGTGGTCCGCCCGCTGCTGCTGCGCCTCGCGGGGGCGTCCTGCCCGCCGCCGCCCTCGCAGCCGGCCCGGGCCGCCTTCCCCTATCGCAAGAAGACCGGACGCCGGGAATTCGTCCGCGTCTCGCTGCGGCGGGCGCAGGACGGCACGGTCGAGGCCGTGAAGTTCCCCCGGGACGGGGCCGGGGTGCTGACCTCGCTCACCGGCAGCGACGGGCTCGCGGCCCTGCCCGAGGACGCGACCGGGCTGGAGGTGGGGGAGCGGGTCGAGGTGTTCCTGCACCCGCTCCTGTGGTGA
- the ccoN gene encoding cytochrome-c oxidase, cbb3-type subunit I: MASARSSKYMTEGEAGLCAALGLGFVLSLIAAAKAVDAPFGAHAVIFAAASAAGIVAILRRYAARDPEPVPQEIAGKPNYNLGPVKFAAIASMGWGIAGFLVGCIIAFQLWAPSLNLGLEFTTFGRLRPLHTSAVIFAFGGNVLIATSLYVVQRTCRVRLAGDLAPWFVVLGYNLFIVIAGTGYLMGVTQSKEYAEPEWYADLWLTIVWVVYLLVFLATIWKRKEPHIFVANWFYLAFIVTIAMLHIVNNLALPVTVFGSKSYPIFSGVQDALIQWWYGHNAVGFFLTAGFLAIMYYFVPKRAERPIYSYRLSIIHFWALIFMYIWAGPHHLHYTALPDWAQTLGMTFSIMLWMPSWGGMINGLMTLSGAWDKLRTDPILRLMVVSLAFYGMATFEGPMMSVKAVNALSHYTDWTIGHVHSGALGWVAYVSFGALYCLVPWLWNRREVYSLRLVEWHFWVSTLGIVLYISSMWVAGIMQGLMWRAYNSFGFLEYSFVETVEAMQPYYLVRALGGVLFLIGSLIMAYNLAMTILGREAQATRPAPGATLVPAE, encoded by the coding sequence ATGGCGTCAGCCCGATCCAGCAAATACATGACAGAGGGCGAGGCCGGCCTGTGCGCGGCCCTCGGTCTCGGCTTCGTCCTCAGCCTCATCGCGGCGGCCAAGGCCGTCGACGCGCCCTTCGGCGCCCACGCGGTGATCTTCGCGGCCGCCTCCGCGGCCGGCATCGTGGCGATCCTGCGCCGCTACGCGGCCCGCGACCCGGAGCCGGTGCCGCAGGAGATCGCCGGCAAGCCCAACTACAATCTCGGCCCGGTCAAGTTCGCGGCGATCGCCTCGATGGGCTGGGGCATCGCCGGCTTCCTGGTCGGCTGCATCATCGCCTTCCAGCTCTGGGCGCCCTCGCTCAACCTGGGGCTCGAATTCACCACCTTCGGGCGCCTGCGCCCGCTGCACACCTCGGCGGTGATCTTCGCCTTCGGCGGCAACGTGCTGATCGCGACCTCGCTCTACGTGGTGCAGCGCACCTGCCGGGTCCGGCTGGCGGGCGACCTCGCGCCCTGGTTCGTGGTGCTCGGCTACAACCTGTTCATCGTCATCGCCGGCACCGGCTACCTGATGGGCGTGACCCAGTCGAAGGAATACGCCGAGCCCGAGTGGTACGCCGACCTCTGGCTCACCATCGTCTGGGTCGTCTACCTCCTGGTCTTCCTGGCCACGATCTGGAAGCGCAAGGAGCCCCACATCTTCGTGGCGAACTGGTTCTACCTCGCCTTCATCGTCACGATCGCGATGCTCCACATCGTGAACAACCTCGCGCTGCCGGTGACGGTGTTCGGCTCGAAGTCCTACCCGATCTTCTCGGGCGTGCAGGACGCGCTGATCCAGTGGTGGTACGGCCACAACGCGGTCGGCTTCTTCCTCACCGCCGGCTTCCTCGCCATCATGTACTATTTCGTCCCGAAGCGGGCGGAGCGGCCGATCTACTCCTATCGGCTCTCGATCATCCACTTCTGGGCCCTGATCTTCATGTACATCTGGGCCGGGCCGCACCACCTGCACTACACCGCCCTGCCCGACTGGGCTCAGACTCTGGGCATGACCTTCTCGATCATGCTGTGGATGCCGTCCTGGGGCGGGATGATCAACGGCCTGATGACCCTCTCGGGGGCCTGGGACAAGCTGCGCACCGACCCGATCCTGCGCCTGATGGTGGTCTCCCTCGCCTTCTACGGCATGGCGACCTTCGAGGGCCCGATGATGTCGGTGAAGGCCGTCAACGCGCTCAGCCACTACACCGACTGGACCATCGGTCACGTCCATTCCGGCGCGCTCGGCTGGGTCGCCTACGTCTCCTTCGGCGCCCTCTACTGCCTCGTGCCCTGGCTCTGGAACCGCCGCGAGGTCTACTCCCTGCGCCTCGTCGAGTGGCACTTCTGGGTCTCGACCCTCGGCATCGTCCTGTACATCAGCTCGATGTGGGTCGCCGGGATCATGCAGGGCCTGATGTGGCGCGCCTACAACAGCTTCGGCTTCCTCGAATACTCCTTCGTCGAGACGGTCGAGGCGATGCAGCCCTACTACCTGGTGCGGGCGCTCGGCGGCGTGCTGTTCCTGATCGGCTCGCTGATCATGGCCTACAACCTCGCCATGACGATCCTGGGCCGCGAGGCGCAGGCCACCCGCCCCGCGCCCGGCGCCACCCTCGTCCCGGCCGAGTGA
- the ccoP gene encoding cytochrome-c oxidase, cbb3-type subunit III codes for MADTAHPPAGLPAEPDTTGHEWDGIREYNNPLPRWWLLTLYATIVWAFGYWIAYPAWPLIASHTGGILGYSSRAEVLAEVDRAKAARTALGQDRLASAALGEIKADPALLSLALATGKAAFGDNCAGCHGTAATGRVGYPNLQDDDWLWGGSLDAIAQTIRVGIRSGHADARQGDMPAFGRDGVLKRDEVETVANYVLSLSGKAFNPALSLQKGAEVFAQNCAACHGDQAKGNPELGAPDLTDAVWLYGSAPEQVIATITNGRKGVMPTWEGRLDTATIKSLAVYVHSLGGGK; via the coding sequence GTGGCCGACACCGCCCACCCGCCCGCCGGCCTGCCGGCCGAGCCCGACACCACGGGCCACGAATGGGACGGGATCCGCGAGTACAACAACCCGCTGCCGCGCTGGTGGCTGCTGACCCTCTACGCCACGATCGTGTGGGCCTTCGGCTACTGGATCGCCTACCCGGCCTGGCCGCTGATCGCCAGCCACACGGGCGGGATCCTCGGCTACTCGAGCCGCGCCGAGGTGCTGGCCGAGGTGGACCGCGCCAAGGCGGCCCGCACCGCCCTCGGCCAGGACCGGCTCGCCTCGGCCGCGCTCGGCGAGATCAAGGCCGATCCGGCCCTGCTCTCCCTGGCGCTCGCCACCGGCAAGGCGGCCTTCGGCGACAATTGCGCCGGCTGCCACGGCACGGCGGCGACGGGCCGGGTCGGCTACCCGAACCTGCAGGACGACGACTGGCTCTGGGGCGGCAGCCTCGACGCGATCGCGCAGACGATCCGGGTCGGCATCCGCTCGGGCCACGCCGACGCCCGCCAGGGTGACATGCCGGCCTTCGGGCGCGACGGCGTGCTCAAGCGCGACGAGGTCGAGACCGTCGCCAACTACGTCCTGTCCCTCTCCGGCAAGGCCTTCAACCCGGCCCTCAGCCTGCAGAAGGGGGCGGAGGTCTTCGCGCAGAACTGCGCCGCCTGCCACGGCGACCAGGCGAAGGGGAACCCCGAACTCGGCGCTCCCGACTTGACCGACGCGGTCTGGCTCTACGGCTCGGCGCCCGAGCAGGTCATCGCCACGATCACCAACGGCCGCAAGGGCGTGATGCCGACCTGGGAGGGCCGGCTCGACACCGCGACGATCAAGTCGCTCGCGGTCTACGTGCACAGCCTCGGCGGCGGCAAGTAG
- the mobB gene encoding molybdopterin-guanine dinucleotide biosynthesis protein B: MRVIGLAGWSGAGKTTLLRRLIPALTGRGLRVATLKHAHHAFDVDRPGKDSYLHREAGAGEVIVSSARRWVQIHEVGPGREASLAELLGRLSPCDLALVEGFKREAHPKLEVFRAANGRPPLHPEDPRIVAVASDVPFPGAGVPVLPLDAVEAIADAVLARAEPLPTVLERLAGHGATE; this comes from the coding sequence ATGCGGGTGATCGGGCTCGCCGGCTGGAGCGGCGCCGGGAAGACGACCCTGCTGCGGCGCCTGATCCCGGCGCTGACCGGGCGGGGCCTGCGCGTGGCGACGCTCAAGCACGCGCACCACGCCTTCGACGTCGATCGGCCGGGCAAGGATTCCTACCTGCACCGCGAGGCGGGGGCGGGCGAGGTGATCGTCTCCTCGGCGCGGCGCTGGGTGCAGATCCACGAGGTCGGGCCGGGGAGGGAGGCGAGCCTCGCCGAACTCCTCGGGCGGCTCAGCCCCTGCGACCTCGCCCTCGTGGAGGGGTTCAAGCGCGAGGCGCATCCCAAGCTCGAAGTCTTCCGGGCCGCCAACGGCCGGCCGCCGCTGCACCCGGAGGATCCGCGCATCGTCGCGGTGGCGAGCGACGTCCCGTTCCCGGGGGCGGGCGTGCCGGTGCTGCCCCTCGACGCGGTCGAGGCGATCGCCGACGCGGTGCTGGCGCGGGCCGAGCCGCTCCCGACGGTTCTCGAGAGGCTCGCGGGCCATGGCGCAACTGAGTGA